The following proteins come from a genomic window of Methanocella conradii HZ254:
- a CDS encoding glucose-6-phosphate isomerase family protein, which produces MEKVLEFGSSRVKPDVRRLSDMREVIYDIEWLKGAPDMELYYMYRDLAVSKGDRSIILDHRLRYDITVIPPNRLGAEYVKTAGHYHPFVEGTSYTYPEVYEVLRGTAHYLLQKCEGGRITDVVMIEAKEGDKAIIPPGYGHVTINPSNRELKMANWVSRDFSSIYEPYKKCGGAAYFELADGRLIRNGRCDHIPDIRFLKPTNIAKLGLSKGKEMYGLVRDVEKLAYLNRPQDYGWLWEAALSDKNRAVR; this is translated from the coding sequence ATGGAGAAGGTGCTCGAATTCGGCTCCAGCCGGGTGAAGCCTGACGTGCGCAGGCTCAGCGACATGAGAGAGGTCATCTACGATATCGAGTGGCTGAAGGGCGCGCCCGATATGGAGCTTTATTACATGTACAGGGACCTTGCCGTGAGCAAGGGCGATCGCTCTATTATATTAGACCACCGCCTGCGCTACGATATTACGGTCATCCCGCCCAACAGGCTGGGCGCAGAGTACGTGAAAACGGCGGGCCACTATCACCCCTTTGTCGAGGGCACATCGTATACCTACCCCGAAGTATACGAGGTACTCAGGGGCACTGCGCACTACTTGTTGCAAAAGTGCGAAGGGGGACGCATCACGGACGTCGTCATGATAGAGGCGAAGGAGGGCGACAAGGCCATAATACCGCCAGGCTATGGCCACGTCACCATCAACCCATCAAATAGGGAGCTTAAGATGGCCAACTGGGTCTCCCGCGACTTCTCCTCCATCTACGAGCCTTATAAGAAGTGTGGAGGGGCCGCATACTTCGAGCTTGCAGACGGGAGGCTTATCAGGAATGGGAGATGCGACCATATCCCGGATATAAGGTTCCTTAAGCCCACCAACATCGCCAAGCTAGGGCTGAGCAAGGGCAAGGAGATGTATGGCCTTGTAAGGGACGTCGAGAAGCTCGCCTACCTGAACCGGCCTCAGGACTATGGCTGGCTCTGGGAGGCGGCGCTAAGCGACAAAAACCGGGCCGTCCGCTGA
- a CDS encoding DUF362 domain-containing protein: protein MTVHLVPWDTSCNLLEMAERLYDAAGTFDCVSKGDLVAIKLHVGEMGNPYYVQPFFVHQIVKKVEEAGGKPFLTDSNTYYLAQRNNAVDHCGTARMNGFGFAPFIAADGLRSENERLVKTKGILKEVEVAGAIAEADAMIVVSHDKGHALTGFGGAIKNLGMGCATRKGKLRQHRTVGLEIDESKCVGCGLCKKVCEMGLPDIVEGKARNISPECMRCPVCMEACPKGAIKLIDKENLGKALASTAYAVLSTFKKGKVSYVSFAENISQFCDCVPAPGSRVMNDIGIFASDSPVSVDAAFLQRADYKIFNDAYGVDCWTQVRELKSLGVRGDLNPKIKEIK from the coding sequence ATGACCGTTCATTTAGTTCCGTGGGATACGTCCTGTAACCTTCTAGAGATGGCGGAACGCCTTTACGACGCTGCGGGGACTTTTGACTGCGTGTCGAAGGGCGACCTGGTGGCCATAAAGCTTCACGTGGGCGAGATGGGCAACCCTTACTACGTTCAGCCCTTCTTCGTGCACCAGATCGTGAAAAAGGTCGAGGAGGCTGGCGGAAAGCCCTTCCTCACGGATTCTAACACGTATTACCTGGCGCAGCGCAACAACGCAGTAGACCACTGTGGGACTGCCAGGATGAACGGCTTCGGCTTCGCCCCGTTTATAGCAGCGGACGGGCTGAGGAGCGAGAACGAGAGGCTGGTAAAGACGAAGGGCATCCTCAAGGAGGTCGAGGTGGCGGGCGCCATCGCCGAGGCGGACGCCATGATAGTGGTGTCGCACGATAAGGGCCACGCACTCACCGGCTTCGGGGGAGCCATTAAAAACCTGGGCATGGGCTGTGCCACAAGGAAGGGCAAGCTCAGGCAGCACCGGACCGTTGGGCTGGAGATAGACGAGTCGAAGTGCGTGGGCTGCGGCCTTTGCAAGAAAGTGTGCGAGATGGGCCTGCCCGACATCGTCGAGGGAAAGGCGAGGAACATCTCCCCGGAGTGCATGCGCTGCCCTGTCTGCATGGAGGCATGCCCGAAGGGGGCCATCAAGCTCATCGATAAGGAGAACCTGGGGAAGGCGCTTGCCTCAACCGCATATGCTGTGCTCTCAACGTTTAAGAAGGGCAAGGTCTCCTACGTGTCTTTCGCCGAGAACATATCCCAGTTCTGCGATTGCGTGCCCGCTCCAGGCAGCCGGGTGATGAATGACATCGGCATATTCGCCTCGGACTCGCCTGTATCCGTAGACGCCGCCTTCCTCCAGAGGGCCGACTATAAGATATTCAACGATGCATATGGCGTAGACTGCTGGACCCAGGTCAGGGAGCTTAAAAGCCTTGGCGTCAGGGGCGACCTAAACCCGAAAATAAAAGAAATTAAGTGA
- a CDS encoding sugar phosphate nucleotidyltransferase produces the protein MIGMVLCGGSGKRLKPYTDNTPTPLIEIKDNCTILDKQLFDFASAGIKEVILLTGYKGDMIEARYGKEYKGVKLLYHNEEKPLGTLNALKAGMEMARGRDVVVRNGDVVTDVNIKKMMMRHVNSPYPITMFVTRMRSPFGIVELGEDRVRSFKEKPLLEYYINGGIYCINKDVPVSQFEGGSLEHALFPRLAEANQLGYYREDGVFWATVDTVRELEEVRKEYKNKTDKPWGYEKVLISTDKYLTKELFIRAGYQTSFHKHPRKDETMYILEGVGYIEFEDHKEHFGKNDTIRIEPNVPHTIVATENTILHEVSTPYLEDTVRIKDYYNVR, from the coding sequence ATGATCGGGATGGTGCTGTGCGGCGGCTCTGGCAAGCGGCTGAAGCCTTACACGGATAATACTCCCACCCCCCTCATCGAGATCAAGGATAACTGCACCATTCTTGATAAGCAGCTATTCGACTTCGCATCGGCCGGGATAAAGGAGGTAATACTTTTAACTGGCTATAAGGGCGACATGATAGAGGCCCGGTATGGCAAGGAGTATAAGGGCGTGAAGCTCTTGTATCATAATGAGGAGAAGCCCCTCGGTACGCTAAACGCCCTGAAGGCGGGCATGGAAATGGCCCGTGGCCGGGACGTCGTTGTGAGGAACGGCGACGTGGTCACCGACGTGAACATTAAAAAGATGATGATGAGGCACGTGAACAGCCCTTATCCCATCACCATGTTCGTCACCCGCATGCGTAGCCCCTTTGGCATCGTTGAGCTTGGCGAGGACAGGGTGAGGTCATTTAAGGAGAAGCCTCTCCTGGAGTATTACATTAACGGCGGCATATACTGTATAAACAAGGATGTGCCGGTCTCTCAGTTCGAGGGGGGAAGCCTTGAGCACGCATTGTTCCCAAGGCTGGCCGAGGCCAACCAGCTCGGGTATTACAGGGAGGACGGGGTGTTCTGGGCGACGGTGGACACGGTGAGGGAGCTTGAGGAGGTCAGAAAAGAGTATAAGAATAAGACGGATAAGCCCTGGGGCTACGAGAAGGTTTTGATAAGCACCGATAAGTACCTCACCAAGGAATTATTTATAAGGGCTGGCTACCAGACCTCTTTCCATAAGCACCCCCGTAAGGACGAGACCATGTACATCCTCGAGGGCGTGGGCTACATCGAGTTCGAGGACCATAAGGAGCACTTCGGCAAGAATGACACTATCAGGATAGAGCCCAACGTGCCCCACACTATCGTGGCCACCGAGAATACAATCTTGCATGAGGTGTCGACGCCATACTTAGAGGATACGGTGCGGATCAAGGACTATTATAATGTGAGGTAG